From Methanomassiliicoccales archaeon, one genomic window encodes:
- a CDS encoding class I SAM-dependent methyltransferase, with amino-acid sequence MVHEPSRGKILVANFILKTFLRPTYSRFVKDLDLTGNENVMDFGSGPGVMSRMVALRLGKGHLTCVDASRNWIEVAKRNLSGLQNVEFRLGRISDIAFPSPFDVIVVHYVLHEVPRGQRESTVKALVSNLKSDGRLVIREPTREPYHGMPSTEFKELMISAGLVETSGHSRRSHTTGVYRFPRANDRG; translated from the coding sequence ATGGTCCACGAGCCCTCGAGAGGTAAGATACTGGTCGCCAATTTCATTTTGAAGACATTCTTGAGACCGACCTATTCCAGGTTCGTCAAGGATCTGGATCTGACCGGGAACGAGAACGTGATGGATTTCGGTTCTGGTCCAGGCGTCATGTCCAGGATGGTCGCCCTCCGACTGGGGAAAGGGCACCTGACCTGCGTTGACGCCTCCCGCAACTGGATCGAGGTCGCTAAAAGGAACTTGAGCGGACTTCAGAATGTTGAATTCAGGCTCGGACGCATCTCCGACATCGCCTTCCCCTCACCCTTCGACGTCATCGTGGTCCACTATGTTCTCCATGAGGTGCCGAGAGGCCAGAGGGAATCGACGGTCAAGGCCCTGGTGAGCAACCTGAAATCCGATGGCAGGCTGGTCATCAGGGAGCCCACCAGAGAACCTTACCATGGTATGCCATCCACCGAGTTCAAGGAGCTGATGATCTCGGCTGGCCTCGTAGAGACGAGCGGTCATTCGCGGAGGTCACACACCACCGGCGTCTACAGGTTTCCCAGGGCCAATGATCGAGGATGA